In one window of Armatimonadota bacterium DNA:
- a CDS encoding DUF4173 domain-containing protein: MARAVAWRTLTVAVFLGLVGETLFYDAPWGLNVLLWTVFLVGASLLTAVTSGGVPTVSAVALSLAALVFGAGFAVNDSWGMSVVNVLGLGTCLALLTTHSWGRRIRDMNVLDASVGVMTTWLGYVVDAFVLFFSELGWTEMARKVNTKQAAPYVRGLLVAVPLILVFGGLFASADAVFRSYVARPFSFDGITGAMHFGLFVTFFVIGAGVVRRAVLGEPVADCTIKPSDQDWSKYSTEASVVLGALNLLFAGFVIVQFGHLFGGRGTVGTHAGLSYSEYAREGFFQLVTVVALSVPLLALADRVSSGRPLSRWLSLAMVVQLGVVMASAFLRMGLYVSYAGLSELRLYPSAFMVWLAVVIIAVTLKSVTGKEGRPVLTSVAAALVIGIGLNVLRPGVFIAETNYRLAKSPEQVDTDYLMTLGADAGPTLVRTLPRLTGDRRHQVAVWLRNTADSGRTDWRGANLSRTSTVAAVADHQDIVDPARDGTLSRLDR, translated from the coding sequence ATGGCCAGAGCCGTCGCCTGGAGGACCTTGACCGTCGCCGTGTTCTTGGGACTCGTGGGCGAAACGCTCTTCTACGACGCGCCTTGGGGTCTGAACGTGCTCCTTTGGACCGTGTTCCTTGTCGGAGCGAGCCTGCTGACGGCCGTCACGTCCGGAGGCGTCCCGACGGTGTCGGCGGTCGCGCTCTCCTTGGCCGCACTGGTCTTCGGCGCAGGCTTCGCCGTCAACGATTCCTGGGGGATGTCCGTCGTCAACGTGTTGGGTCTTGGCACGTGTCTGGCCCTCTTGACCACCCATTCTTGGGGACGGCGGATCCGGGACATGAACGTCCTGGACGCTTCCGTCGGGGTCATGACGACGTGGCTCGGCTACGTGGTCGACGCGTTCGTCCTCTTCTTCTCGGAACTGGGTTGGACGGAAATGGCCCGGAAGGTGAACACCAAGCAGGCTGCCCCTTATGTCAGGGGCCTTCTCGTCGCGGTGCCGTTGATCCTCGTGTTCGGTGGACTGTTCGCGTCGGCCGACGCGGTGTTCCGGAGTTACGTCGCTCGGCCGTTTTCATTTGACGGCATCACCGGAGCCATGCACTTCGGCCTGTTCGTGACGTTCTTCGTCATCGGTGCCGGCGTCGTCCGGAGGGCCGTCCTTGGCGAGCCCGTCGCGGACTGCACGATCAAACCCTCGGACCAGGACTGGTCGAAGTACTCGACCGAGGCCTCGGTGGTCCTTGGAGCCTTGAACCTCCTGTTCGCGGGCTTTGTCATCGTCCAGTTTGGGCACCTGTTCGGCGGCAGAGGGACGGTGGGGACGCACGCCGGCCTCAGCTACAGCGAATACGCTAGGGAAGGGTTCTTCCAGTTGGTGACGGTTGTCGCCCTTTCCGTCCCGCTCTTGGCCCTGGCCGACCGCGTCTCGAGCGGGAGACCCCTGTCCCGATGGCTGTCGCTGGCGATGGTCGTCCAACTCGGTGTCGTCATGGCGTCGGCGTTCTTGCGCATGGGGCTCTACGTGTCGTACGCGGGCTTGTCCGAGTTACGGCTTTATCCGAGCGCCTTCATGGTGTGGCTTGCCGTGGTCATCATCGCCGTGACGCTGAAGTCGGTCACGGGAAAGGAAGGGCGTCCCGTCCTTACTTCCGTTGCGGCCGCGCTCGTGATCGGGATCGGGTTGAACGTCTTACGGCCCGGCGTGTTCATCGCCGAAACGAACTACCGTCTCGCCAAGTCGCCGGAACAGGTCGATACGGACTACCTGATGACGCTCGGCGCCGATGCTGGGCCTACACTTGTCCGGACGCTTCCTCGTCTGACCGGGGACAGAAGGCACCAGGTCGCGGTCTGGCTCCGGAACACCGCGGACAGCGGTCGCACGGACTGGCGGGGCGCGAACCTGAGCCGGACCAGCACGGTCGCCGCCGTCGCGGACCACCAGGAC